TGATTTAGGGCACATACTCTCCCCTATCCGCTTCTTTTCCAGAACGCCCCCAGCAGGATGGAAAGATCTATATATTATATTCCCTAATATTGTATCATATGGACGAGTGGGCTCGCGGGTGGCTGGAAGACCAACGCCGGAAGGGCGAGAAGTGCCTTGAGATCAAGTACATCCAGGACAAACCCTACGTCTACCGTTCGACAAGCGTCTACGACAAAGCGAGCAAATCCCCCCGGAAGGTGAGCACGTACCTCGGCCGGCTCACGAAAGATCATGGCCTGGTACCCAAAGGTGCGCGAACGCCAACCATCCAGCCCTGCACCATCCACGAATATGGCAACGCTGCCCTGCTGGAAGAAGAGTCCAGTGACCTTCTCCCCATCCTGAAAGACGCCTTCCCGGGCCACTGGCAGGAGATCGTCGCCCTCACCTTCACCCGGATCTCCGGGTACACGCCGCTCTCCCGGGTCAATGATGCCTGGGAGAAACTCAATAACGGCCTTGAGATCGCGCCGTCCTGCGATCCCCGCGCTCTCTCGCGTACGCTCACCGCGATCGGCGGCGATCGTCATGCCCAGCAGCAGGTGTTCCAGTACCTCTCCTCACAATCGAACCGGCTCATCTACGACCTCTCGTTCATCTTCTCTTCCTCCGACACCGTAAACCTGGCAGAGTTCGGCTACAACGCTGAAGGGGTCTGGCTGCCCCAGGTGAACATTGCACTCTTCAGCGCCATGGATACCGGCCTTCCGGTGATGATCCGCGCCCTGCCGGGTTCGGTCAGGGATGTCTCGACTCTCGTTGGATCCCTCGCCGAGATCGCAGCACCAGGAGGCATTCTTGTCCTCGATCGTGGATTCGTCTCGGAGAAGAACGAAACAGCCCTGATCGAGGCGAAGATCCCGTTCGTCCTCCCGCAACGCCGCAATAGCACCAGGTACGAGATCAGGATCCATCTCACCGACCACTTCTTCTACCACAAACGGCTGATCCATGCCGGTAAAAGGGAGATCGACGGACTGACACTCTATCTCTACGAGGATGCCGACCTGAAGGTCGAAGAGGAGAAGACCCTCTACCGCCTGCTGGAGGAGGGAGAGATCGATCGGGAAGCGCTGAACGTGAGGCTGAAGCGTGCGGGCCGGATCCTGATCCTCTCCTCGGTGAAGGCGGAGCCCCAGGAGATCTACCAGATGTATAAGTCGAGAAACCTGGTCGAGGACCATTTTGCTGCGTTCAAGAGTTTGATCCAGGCAGACAAGCTCTACCTCCGGGACGCAACGGCGGTGTTCGGCCATGTCTTTGTCGGGTTTCTCTGTCTCTATCTCTACTGCCGGATCCTGAACCGGATCAAGAGGGCGGGGATGACAGCGCACCTGTCACCGCAGGGGCTGCTGCTGAAACTCTCAAAGGTGTACGCGGTGGGAGCGGGGGAGGAGAGACGGATCACCGAGGTGCCGAAGGGGGTGCGGAAGATCGCGGAGAAACTGGAACTCGATATATTCCCTAATGCTTGAGGAGTTTGGGTTTGAAATACTTTTAAATAGGATGACCCCTCATTCCTCCTCTGTGGGCCCTCTTCTGATCTGAAAAGAGCGGAAGAGAAACCACGGAGAGGTGAATGAGAGATGTCAGAACTGTATAGGAAGATGGTCGACGAGGCGATGGCTGCCCAGCGGGCAGATGTCGGCATGGTGAAGAAGAAGCGGGGGGAGGCTTTCGTCATTGAGGATGCCAGGGCGTATCTCGATGCGGTAAGCCAGATGAAACCTGTCGAAGACCAGTCGAAAGCAGTCTTCTCGCTTCACACCGACTCGGTAAAAGCGCACTTTGAGGTCCTCAAAGGATTGACAGAGACCGTCAGGCCTGAGGACGATCCCTTCGTCGAGCATTACCAGACCCCTGTGGTCCTAGAGATCCTCTATGGCGAGGATCCTGCGTTCAGGAAGAGCGTCGACGCCTTCATCGAGGGGATCGGAAAGGCAGAGGCACTGATTGGACGGGAATCTGCCCGCCGGTATGCCGGATTCTACGGACCGACCTGTGTGGTGGACTTTGCCCTGATCCCTGGCAGCACCAGCAATGTGGTCAACCAGATCTTACAGACCGTCGATATCCCGGTCACCCATAAACAGGCGATCCTTGCTTCAAAGTCGTGGGGGATGAACACCAGTTACGGTATCGGCGAGGTGTTTGCCCAGGAGACCGAGAAAGGCGCTACCCTCGCCGATGCGGTGAAGGCGGAGATCCAGATGCTCAAGGCGGTCTATGACGAACCGGTCGAGACCCAGGCAAAACTGATGGACGCTGCCGGCATGACCTCGTTCGACTGCCGGAAGTACATGGCCGGATACCGGACGAAGATGGAGGGCGCGGTCATGGCGGCGATCGATGATGGCGTCCATTACGCCAACATCGTCACGGTTCCGGCCTACTGCGTCGGCGACATCGCCCATCACATCGCCCAGTCCACGTACAACATGTGCAAGGACGATGTCATCATGGCGACCATCGAGGCCGCAACCGACGTGATGGACCTCAACCTGAGAAACGCCGTCCCGAAATGCAAGAGCGAGTATGATCTCCTCTCGCTCGCCACCGGGGCGTCGGCCTGCGCTGCCGAGTACATCCTCGAACTTGACGGATTCAATGCGATCATGCTCGTCGATCTCCTCACCAAGCGGTGGCACAACTATGTGCAGCTCTACCCGAAACGCGGCGCCGCTGCTGAACTGCACAACTGCGACTTCATGGACATGATCTACCGCGGCTGGAAGTATGTGGACAAGGCCCGCAGGGCGCAGAACGGACAGAGCGGGATGCTCAGGCCGAAGGTCAGCGGTTTCGAGGTGGATCTCTCGCCGATCCACAATAATGACGTCCTGATGAACCCGCAACGCTACGCGTACCCGGCGTGTGCGATCACCGTGCGCGCCTCTTCGTTGCTCCGTCTTGCAGACTATCCGTGTCTCCTCACGAGCGAACCGGTCACGGCGACGCTCATGACGAACATCATCGCCCTGCACAAGGAGGTCGCCGCTGCGCCGGCCAGGATCTGCAAGGACTGCGCCTCCGCGGCCCTGATGGACTTCAGGCACTGCTACTGCCAGTGGAAGGAAGCGGTCTGAACTGGCAGAGGTGATCTGGATGAAGTGCTATGTCTGTGCAAAGGAAGGGCGCTCATCTGATGCAGTTGCGGTCTGCATCGTATGCGGGATGGGCCTCTGCGAACACCATGCGATGCGCGAGGAGCTGGATATGTGGGAAGGGGGTTACCCCTTCCCGGCCCGGCGGGTGAAGGCGAAGATCCCCAGGATCCTCTGTCCTGAGTGCTATCATGCTCTCAAGGGAGGATGATCCAGATGGCCAACCTGCTGAAGCGCTGTATAGCCGAACTTGCCGGGACCGCGCTTCTCGTGTACTTCGGTGCTGGAGCCGCGGCTATCACCCTGATGATCGCGCGGGGGACCGATACCGGAACGCCGTTCAATATCGGCATCGGCGCACTGGGGGGACTGGGGGACTGGTTTGCCATCGGTATGGCCTTCACCATCGTGATCGCCGCGGTGATCTACTCGATGGGGAGGGTCTCGGGCGCGCACATCAACCCTGCCGTGACCCTCGCCCTCTGGGCCACAAAACGTTTCCCGGCCGGTGATACCGGGGCATACATCGTTGCCCAGCTGATCGGCGCTGCTGTGGGGAGTTTTCTCTTTGCCGCCAGTGCCGGCCTGGATGCGGTCACGATCGGCGGGCTCGGCGCCACCGCCCCGTTCCCCGGGATCAGCTACGGTCAGGCGATCCTGGCTGAGGCGATCGGCACCTTTGTGCTGGTGCTCGTCATCATGGGGATTGCTGTGGACAAAAAGGCCCCGCCGGGGTTTGCCGGGCTGATCATCGGATTGACGGTGGGCGGGGTGATCACCACCATCGGGAATATTACGGGCTCGTCGCTCAACCCGGCACGCACCTTCGGCCCGTACCTCGCAGATGCTCTCCTGGGTGGGCCTGACCTCTGGGTATATTTTCCGATCTATATCATCGGCCCGATCGTCGGTGCGGTCATTGCGGCGTTCTTCTATGATTATCTCGCAGGCCGGGAGGACTCTTCTGAATAAACAGGGTGAGATTCTGGCCTCTGAATCATATCTTTTTTCATCTGAATGCGGTTCGCAGAAAAGATCCGGCCACCCCAAAACCATAATTTCAAATATTTTTGAATCACTGTACGTATGATGACAACCATCGAAGAGATCAGGTCCGCCGGGATCGCGATGAAGGATATCCTGGGCCTCCGCGGCTCCCCGGTCGGGGTCAGGCTGCTGAAAACCGACGCTCCCGTGCCGGGTGCGGTCAGGGCAGAGGGCAACCGCTACTGCCAGGCACTGATGCGGGCGCGGCACGGCGAGCACGTCGTCGTCACCGGCGAGACGATCGCCTGTCCGGCGGCGGCACGCGCCTTCGGGTTCAAACCTCTCCCCGAACCGCTCAGGACCGGCAAAGGGTTGGTCGGGTTCGGGATCACCGCCGAAGAGGCGGTCGGGGCGAAGATGTTCGAGGGCATGACGGTCCTTGAGATGGGATCGGTCGGGCAGATCGATCTCTTCCCGCTCGACCTGGCCGAAGAGATCCCTGATCTCGTGGTGGTCGAGGACGAGACTGAGAAACTGATGTGGATCGCCCTCTCGTACATGCACGCCCACGGCGGCGAGCGCGTCCGCGGTTCGACGGCGGTGCTCCAGGCGACCTGTGTGGATTCGACGATCATCCCGTATGTCGAGCGGCGCCTCAACTACGGGCTTGGCTGCTACGGCTGCCGGGACGCCACCGATATGGCGGCGGGAGAGGCGGTTCTCGGCTTCCCGGCCGAAGAGCTGCCGGCGATCGTTGCGCACCTCAAACACCTTGGAGGCCGGGCGCTCCCCCACTCCCGCGGCAAACACGCCTATGCGGCGCTTGCAAAAGAGCGGAAGAGCGCGCCGGGCTCCTGCTCTGAACTCTAAAAGAAGGATCTGGTCAGATGAAACGACGCGTGCTCTTTGTCTGCACCCACAACGCCGCCCGGTCGCAGATGGCCGAGGGCTACATGAACGCCCGCTACGGCGACCGCTATGAGGCGTACTCCGCCGGGACCGAGACCGGGGGGCTGAACCCCTACGCGGTCCGCGCGATGGCGGAGATCGGGATCGACATCTCAGGGCAGCACTCGAAGCATATCTCCACCTTTGCAGGAGAGGAGATGGACGTGCTGGTCGCTGTCTGCGAGGGCGGCACCTGCCCGCTCTTTCCCTGGGCGAAGGAAACGGTCCACCGGAGTTTCCCCGACCCCTCACGTCTTACCGGCACCGACGGGGAGATCATGGACGGCGTGCGCCGGATCCGGGACGAGATCGTCGCCTGGATCGACGAAACCTTTGGAGTGGCGTAGATGGCGTTCACCATCGTCGCCTGCTCGGGGATCTCGAGCACCGGAAAACTGACCGCGCAGGCCGGGGCGGTGCTCGTGCACCGCTGCGGCGGCGAGATCGAGGCCTGCGTCCGTGCGCGGGCGGCGGCGCTGGAGGGCGCTGTCAGGCACGCCGACCGCATCCTGGTGCTGGACGGGTGCGAGGACTGCTGCGGGATGAAGAAGGTGCGGGCGCTTTCGGTCGAGCCCGACCTGCACGTCGTCGCCACCGCCTGCGGGATCAAAAAGCGGGGGATGGACGATCCGCAGTACGCCGAGATCGAGTGCCTTGCCGCCGCCGTGCGGGCGGCGATGGGGGGGTGCAGGAAATGAACCACGCGAAAGACCATCTGTTTCTCGAAGAACAGGGCGCCGCCGTGCCAGTGCGCTCGCCCATACTCAGGGAGAAGGGATGATGAAACCACGAACCCTTATGAAGAATTATCGGATTACAGCCGTCCCCCTGCTCCTTGTCATCGTATCGCTGGCGGTGCTCACCGCTGGATGTCTGGGAGAGGAAGAGGGGGCGGCGAATGGTCAGTCGACCGAGATCGCCTATACCGGATCGAATGTCGAGCACGTCGAACTCTTCCATTTCTACGGCTCAAACAGGTGTACGTCCTGCATCATCCTCGGCGACCTCGCCGAGATGACGGTGAACACCTATTATGCAGAGGAACTCGAATCAGGGCGGCTTGTCTTCAGCCACATCGATGTTGGAGTGCCGGAGAACCGTGAAATCGTCGAGCGATACGGTCCGACGGGCTCGTCGCTCTGGATCGGGATCTATGACGAGAATGGTTTCCATGCCGAAGAACTGATCGCACCCTGGTACCTGATCGGGTCGCAGACCCGGTTCATGGGCTATCTGAAGGCCGTCATCGACCAGCAACTCGGGCAATAAGGATCGTCATGGACGTTATGGGATTTATGCAGGCGATGGGGATGAGCGGCATCCCCATCATCGCCGCCTTTTTTATCGGGCTGATGATGGCGATGAGCCCGTGCCCGCTCGCAACCAACATCACCGCCATTGCCTATGTCTCCCGCCGGATCGATACCGGTCGCCGCACCCTTCTGGTCGGGGTGCTCTACGGTGCCGGGAGAACGGTCGCGTACGTGGCCATCGCAGCGGCGATCGTCTATGCGGGCCTGAATGTGCAGGCCGTCTCCTTCTTTCTCCAGGACTACGGGGAGATGCTCATCGGGCCGCTGCTCCTCCTCCTTGGCGTCCTGATGCTCGATCTCGTCGAGATCAACCTTCCAGGAGGCGGGAGGTGGCTCACCTCCCTTATGGAGTGGTTTTCCGAGAAAGGAGTTGCAGGGAGTTTTGTTCTCGGCGTTCTGTTCGCACTCAGTTTCTGCCCGTTCAGCGCCGTGCTCTTCTTCGGCATGCTCATTCCCCTCGCCCTGAACACCGGCGACGCCATCCTCGTGCCGGCGGTCTTTGGCGTTGCAACGGCCCTGCCGGTCATTCTGGTCTCTCTGCTGCTCGTCCGCGGGGTGGGGCAGGCGGCGCGGCTGATGCAGCGGGCGCAGGAGGTTGATCTCTGGGTGAAGAGATGCGTCGCCGTGGTGTTCATCGCGATCGGCCTCTACTCCCTCGGAAACGTGTGGTTGTGGTGAGGCTGCGGGGTGCCGTGTGGGCACCTTCGTAGAGATGAAAAGAGTTCAAGATTTTCTGAACAATCTTTATCTCATCTCCCGCCATCACTCCCTCTGGTGATACCCATGGACGGATATGCCGGAAAGATAGTTTATGCAGATCTCGGCAGGGGCACAGTCGAGATACGCCCGACCCCTGACGACCTGAAGCGCCAGTACCTCGGCGGAAGGGGGTTTGGCGCCCGCATCGTCGCGGATCGGGTGGATCCCACCACCGATCCGCTCTCACCCGCGAACGTCTTTGTCCTCGCCTCGGGTCCGCTCACCGGGACGGGCATCCCCCTCGGGAGCCGCTACGAGGTGAGCGCGAAGTCGCCCCTGAACGGCACCCTCGCCTCCGCGAACAGCGGCGGGACCTTCGGCTGGAAGATCAAGAAGGCCGGGTTCGACGCGGCGGTTATTTCTGGACGGTCAGAAAAGCCGGTCTATCTCTTCCTCAATGAAGGGTCGGCCGAACTCCGCGACGCCTCGCCCTACTGGGGCAGGGACGTCTATGAGACGACCGAAGCCCTCATCGCCGATATCGGCGACCCGAAGGCGAAGGTGGCGTGCATCGGCCCGGCCGGCGAGAAGCAGAGCCTTATTGCCTGTATCATGAACGACGACGACCGGGCGGCCGGACGGAACGGGTTCGGGGCGGTGATGGGGAGCAAGAACCTCAAGGCGATCGTTGCTACCGGCAACCTCCCGATCGGGGTGGCCGATCAGGAGCGCCTCAACGCCGTGAAAGAGCGGATCCGCGAGAAGATCCAGAAGAACGGGATCTGCGAGGCATTGACGAAGTACGGCACCTCGGTGCTCGTCAACATCGTCAACGAGAACGGGATCCTCCCGACGCGCAACTTCCAGAGCGGCCATTTTGCAGGTGCCGAGAACATTTCGGGCGAGAAAATCGCGGAGACGATCCTGAAGAAGAACACCGGGTGCTATGCCTGCATCGTCCGGTGCAGCCGCGTCTGCGAGGTCGACGGCGAGGTGCACGAGGGGCCGGAGTACGAGCCGGTCTGGGCGTTCGGCGCCGATATCGGCAACGAAGATATCAAACTGGTGACGAAGGCGGCATGGGAGGGTAGTGTTTCAGATCTTCTGTAATTCGTCTGAGCCCTGTCTCCTTGTTTGATCATTCCCCCTCCATCGTCAAATATCTTCTGCCGGTCACCCACTCCTCATTGATGTCCATCAGGATGGATCCTGCCAGCCTGAGGAGTGACTCTTCATTGGGAAAGGCCCCTACAACTTTGGTTCTCCGTTTCAGTTCCTTGTTGACTCTTTCCATCATGTTCGTCGTTCGGATCCGCTTTGCGTGCTCTTTCGGGAACGCCGTGTAACTCATAAGTCCCGGGATGAATCTCTCGATCGTATTGGCCGCTTTCCGATATCCTCGTTCGTTCAGATCGTCTGCAAGCTCCTGCAGTCTCTCCTCGTCCCCATATGCCTCCTTCAAGGACTCAGCAACTTCTTTCTGATGTTTCCGTGGAATATTCTTTAAAACCGCCCGGGTGCAATGGACCGAGCACATCTGCCACGATGCGCCGAGGAAGGTGGCTTCCGCCGCCTTCTGGATCCCGGCATGACCATCTGAGACAACCATCTTGACACCCACCAATCCTCGTTCTTTGAGGTCTTCGAACAATCCCGACCAGAACATCTCATTCTCGCAATCAGTGATTCTGGCTCCCAGGATTTCGCGGTAGCCATCCATTCGAACACCGGCGATCACCAGAAGAGCTTTGGTGATGTAGCGTGGTCCCTCTCTGACTTTGTAGTACGAAGCATCCACAAAGAGATAGGGAATCTCCTGTTCAATCGGCCTCTGAAGGAATGCATGGACCTGTTCATCGAGGTCCTTTGCTATCCTGGATACTGAAGCAGGAGAGAGTTGTTCGATGCCAAAATGAGCAACAATCTCCTGGATCCGGCGGGTTGAGACTCCCTGAAGGTAGGATTCAAAGATAGCATTCTCAAGAGCCTTCTCAACCCGGGAATAGCGTCCAAATACCTGTGTTTCGAAGGGAAATTCTCGGAACTGCGGTTTCTGGAGGATCGTTTCTCCATATCGGGTTTTCAGAGATCGCTTCTTGTAGCCGTTTCGGTGAGCCTTCCGCGCATCGGTTCGTTCATACTGCTCGGCTCCCGCCTGGTGGAGGGCTTCGAGCAGCATCACCTGGTTGAGGAACCAGGTGATGAGGGTCTTCATGCCATTCTCATTATCGGAAAGATAATCTTCGATTAACG
Above is a window of Methanofollis tationis DNA encoding:
- a CDS encoding DUF169 domain-containing protein — translated: MMTTIEEIRSAGIAMKDILGLRGSPVGVRLLKTDAPVPGAVRAEGNRYCQALMRARHGEHVVVTGETIACPAAARAFGFKPLPEPLRTGKGLVGFGITAEEAVGAKMFEGMTVLEMGSVGQIDLFPLDLAEEIPDLVVVEDETEKLMWIALSYMHAHGGERVRGSTAVLQATCVDSTIIPYVERRLNYGLGCYGCRDATDMAAGEAVLGFPAEELPAIVAHLKHLGGRALPHSRGKHAYAALAKERKSAPGSCSEL
- a CDS encoding putative zinc-binding protein, giving the protein MAFTIVACSGISSTGKLTAQAGAVLVHRCGGEIEACVRARAAALEGAVRHADRILVLDGCEDCCGMKKVRALSVEPDLHVVATACGIKKRGMDDPQYAEIECLAAAVRAAMGGCRK
- a CDS encoding DUF2193 domain-containing protein codes for the protein MSELYRKMVDEAMAAQRADVGMVKKKRGEAFVIEDARAYLDAVSQMKPVEDQSKAVFSLHTDSVKAHFEVLKGLTETVRPEDDPFVEHYQTPVVLEILYGEDPAFRKSVDAFIEGIGKAEALIGRESARRYAGFYGPTCVVDFALIPGSTSNVVNQILQTVDIPVTHKQAILASKSWGMNTSYGIGEVFAQETEKGATLADAVKAEIQMLKAVYDEPVETQAKLMDAAGMTSFDCRKYMAGYRTKMEGAVMAAIDDGVHYANIVTVPAYCVGDIAHHIAQSTYNMCKDDVIMATIEAATDVMDLNLRNAVPKCKSEYDLLSLATGASACAAEYILELDGFNAIMLVDLLTKRWHNYVQLYPKRGAAAELHNCDFMDMIYRGWKYVDKARRAQNGQSGMLRPKVSGFEVDLSPIHNNDVLMNPQRYAYPACAITVRASSLLRLADYPCLLTSEPVTATLMTNIIALHKEVAAAPARICKDCASAALMDFRHCYCQWKEAV
- a CDS encoding arsenate reductase ArsC, producing the protein MKRRVLFVCTHNAARSQMAEGYMNARYGDRYEAYSAGTETGGLNPYAVRAMAEIGIDISGQHSKHISTFAGEEMDVLVAVCEGGTCPLFPWAKETVHRSFPDPSRLTGTDGEIMDGVRRIRDEIVAWIDETFGVA
- a CDS encoding aromatic aminobenezylarsenical efflux permease ArsG family transporter — encoded protein: MDVMGFMQAMGMSGIPIIAAFFIGLMMAMSPCPLATNITAIAYVSRRIDTGRRTLLVGVLYGAGRTVAYVAIAAAIVYAGLNVQAVSFFLQDYGEMLIGPLLLLLGVLMLDLVEINLPGGGRWLTSLMEWFSEKGVAGSFVLGVLFALSFCPFSAVLFFGMLIPLALNTGDAILVPAVFGVATALPVILVSLLLVRGVGQAARLMQRAQEVDLWVKRCVAVVFIAIGLYSLGNVWLW
- a CDS encoding transposase, with amino-acid sequence MDEWARGWLEDQRRKGEKCLEIKYIQDKPYVYRSTSVYDKASKSPRKVSTYLGRLTKDHGLVPKGARTPTIQPCTIHEYGNAALLEEESSDLLPILKDAFPGHWQEIVALTFTRISGYTPLSRVNDAWEKLNNGLEIAPSCDPRALSRTLTAIGGDRHAQQQVFQYLSSQSNRLIYDLSFIFSSSDTVNLAEFGYNAEGVWLPQVNIALFSAMDTGLPVMIRALPGSVRDVSTLVGSLAEIAAPGGILVLDRGFVSEKNETALIEAKIPFVLPQRRNSTRYEIRIHLTDHFFYHKRLIHAGKREIDGLTLYLYEDADLKVEEEKTLYRLLEEGEIDREALNVRLKRAGRILILSSVKAEPQEIYQMYKSRNLVEDHFAAFKSLIQADKLYLRDATAVFGHVFVGFLCLYLYCRILNRIKRAGMTAHLSPQGLLLKLSKVYAVGAGEERRITEVPKGVRKIAEKLELDIFPNA
- a CDS encoding DUF2180 family protein gives rise to the protein MKCYVCAKEGRSSDAVAVCIVCGMGLCEHHAMREELDMWEGGYPFPARRVKAKIPRILCPECYHALKGG
- a CDS encoding MIP/aquaporin family protein — protein: MANLLKRCIAELAGTALLVYFGAGAAAITLMIARGTDTGTPFNIGIGALGGLGDWFAIGMAFTIVIAAVIYSMGRVSGAHINPAVTLALWATKRFPAGDTGAYIVAQLIGAAVGSFLFAASAGLDAVTIGGLGATAPFPGISYGQAILAEAIGTFVLVLVIMGIAVDKKAPPGFAGLIIGLTVGGVITTIGNITGSSLNPARTFGPYLADALLGGPDLWVYFPIYIIGPIVGAVIAAFFYDYLAGREDSSE
- a CDS encoding aldehyde ferredoxin oxidoreductase family protein, whose amino-acid sequence is MDGYAGKIVYADLGRGTVEIRPTPDDLKRQYLGGRGFGARIVADRVDPTTDPLSPANVFVLASGPLTGTGIPLGSRYEVSAKSPLNGTLASANSGGTFGWKIKKAGFDAAVISGRSEKPVYLFLNEGSAELRDASPYWGRDVYETTEALIADIGDPKAKVACIGPAGEKQSLIACIMNDDDRAAGRNGFGAVMGSKNLKAIVATGNLPIGVADQERLNAVKERIREKIQKNGICEALTKYGTSVLVNIVNENGILPTRNFQSGHFAGAENISGEKIAETILKKNTGCYACIVRCSRVCEVDGEVHEGPEYEPVWAFGADIGNEDIKLVTKAAWEGSVSDLL
- a CDS encoding nitrophenyl compound nitroreductase subunit ArsF family protein; its protein translation is MKPRTLMKNYRITAVPLLLVIVSLAVLTAGCLGEEEGAANGQSTEIAYTGSNVEHVELFHFYGSNRCTSCIILGDLAEMTVNTYYAEELESGRLVFSHIDVGVPENREIVERYGPTGSSLWIGIYDENGFHAEELIAPWYLIGSQTRFMGYLKAVIDQQLGQ
- a CDS encoding IS256 family transposase — protein: MDPLALIEDYLSDNENGMKTLITWFLNQVMLLEALHQAGAEQYERTDARKAHRNGYKKRSLKTRYGETILQKPQFREFPFETQVFGRYSRVEKALENAIFESYLQGVSTRRIQEIVAHFGIEQLSPASVSRIAKDLDEQVHAFLQRPIEQEIPYLFVDASYYKVREGPRYITKALLVIAGVRMDGYREILGARITDCENEMFWSGLFEDLKERGLVGVKMVVSDGHAGIQKAAEATFLGASWQMCSVHCTRAVLKNIPRKHQKEVAESLKEAYGDEERLQELADDLNERGYRKAANTIERFIPGLMSYTAFPKEHAKRIRTTNMMERVNKELKRRTKVVGAFPNEESLLRLAGSILMDINEEWVTGRRYLTMEGE